Genomic window (Candidatus Cloacimonas sp.):
CTGATTTTAAGGGAAAACTTAATAACACATAAGAGGACAAAACATTGTATAAAGAGCAATACACCTTTAACATCGCTCGCTTTATGGACGAAAGGCGGTTTGCAAAAATTCAGGCATTCGCGGAGAATTTACCTACTCCCTGTTTAATTGTGGATTTGGATACAATTCGCAGTAAATATTTAGAATTGCAAAAATGTATGCCCAATTACAAAATATTCTATGCTATGAAAGCTAATCCGCTGGATGAAGTTATTTTATTATTGGCAGATTTGGGCGCTAATTTTGATCTTGCTTCCCCTCGTGAACTGGATCAGGTTTTGCGTTTAGGCATTGATCCCTCTCGTTTAAGTTTTGGCAACACCATCAAAAAAGTTAGCGATATCAAGTATTTCTACGATAAAGGAGTGCGTTTTTTCACTACGGATAGCCAGCTTGATTTGAATAATTTAGCAAAATATGCTCCCGGATCAAAGGTTTTATTCCGGATTTTAACAGAAGGGACAGGTGCGGATTGGCCTTTATCGCGTAAATTTGGTTCTCACCCCGATACTATTTACCATTTAATTGTCCAAGCGGCTAAAATGGATTTGCTCCCTTGGGGAATTTCTTTTCATGTTGGTTCTCAACAAAGAGACATAGGCCAGTGGGATGATGCCGTGGCGCGTTGTAAATATCTCTTTGATGCCGTTGCCGAAGAAGGAATAGAGCTACA
Coding sequences:
- a CDS encoding type III PLP-dependent enzyme translates to MYKEQYTFNIARFMDERRFAKIQAFAENLPTPCLIVDLDTIRSKYLELQKCMPNYKIFYAMKANPLDEVILLLADLGANFDLASPRELDQVLRLGIDPSRLSFGNTIKKVSDIKYFYDKGVRFFTTDSQLDLNNLAKYAPGSKVLFRILTEGTGADWPLSRKFGSHPDTIYHLIVQAAKMDLLPWGISFHVGSQQRDIGQWDDAVARCKYLFDAVAEEGIELQMINIGGGFPANYVDPTFSIEEYATEIQRFIQEDFGDNLPDIILEPGRSLVGDAGVIVSEVINIAR